In Ruminiclostridium josui JCM 17888, the genomic window GGTCAATGCCAAAGTAAGCAACCAGTTTTCCCGGCTTAGAGAAAGCGGAAAAATCGCCGATTTCTGCTAGAATGGTGGCAGCAGTAAGAAGGCCAATACCTGGCAGGCTCTGAAAAAGTTCAAGAGTTAATGCTAGCATGGGCATATCCTTTGCCATATCTTCAGCGATCAATAGATGAATGGTTTTTAGGACCTTCGCCAAGTTATCTTCCAGAGTTCTGATCATGGATATGTAGACACCCAGCATAGCAATGTTCGAGGAATTATGAACAGTCAAAGGCGCAAACTCTCTGGCTTTGGAGACCAAAAGATTATACTTTGCAGTTGACCACTTAAGGCTTCTGCGAGAATTCTTCTGGATCAGTGCAATCAACTTGTTCCTGTTCGCTTTAAGAATATGCGCAGGCGTAGGATATTTCTCCAATACTGCAAGAGCAGCCTTTGAAAAGATGTTGGGGAATACATCCTTGAAGTTTAACATGAGTTGGTCAACAATACCCGTAAGCCTGTTTTTGTAGGCAGTAAGTTCGTCAGAGAGCTTGTAGTACTGTCGGCAAAGACTTCGCAGGCATTCAATATCCTCATCGGGGATATTAGTAGTTTTAAGCTCCTGAAATCTGTATAGCAGGGCAATTTTCCGGGCATCAGCTTTATCATTTTTCACTTTTCTGATTCCAATATTTTTGATAGAATCAGTCTGGATGGGGTTTATGATGGAGACCTCCAATCCAGCTTTACAAAGTGAATGGAAAAGGATTTTGTGATAGTGCCCGGTGGATTCCATGACGACGAAAGGCCTAGAATCAAAGTCCTTTTCCGTTTTTTTCAGTAATTCAACGACTCTTTCAACGTCAGAACTGGAATCATGGTGGATCTTCATGCGGGCAATCACTTCATTGGATGGAGAAAGAATTGCCATCTCACTGAAGAATTTACCTACATCGATTCCTGCAATAGGTCTGAAATTCATCAAAATGCCTCCTTAAAAAATTAATGGACTTAAAAGCCTCCATTCCTTCTCATGTAAGCAAACAACCTTGCATGTGACACGAGGAACCAGCTAAAAAGCTGGCCTCAACCAGCCAAATCATGTAGACTTACCGGAATGGAAAAATACTCTTTCATACGGGTAATCGGCCCGCCAAGGTCCGTCCCAGGAGGTGAAACACACACCTTCCAAGTCCGGAAGATATTATACATGATTGTCAAAGTTCAGGCCAACAAACGCTGGCATAATGGCTAAGATGTGAAGCCGGATGATGTGCTTGATGTTTGGAAAAGAATAAAATTTGAAGTGTTATGTTAACTATGACTTTTAATGGGTCGAACAGTGGCTTTGGTCACTGATTTAATACAAAATAATTGTACAAGGAAGTGAATTAAAAATGAAGAGAATAGATAAATGGAGCGGTTATTATTTAAAAAAATATAGGCTTTTGACTAAAATATTGGACGGGAATAGTGATTGGTCAAATAAGTGTACAGAGGCAAAGAATCTTGAGGCAAGAGAAGCTT contains:
- a CDS encoding IS110 family transposase, with translation MNFRPIAGIDVGKFFSEMAILSPSNEVIARMKIHHDSSSDVERVVELLKKTEKDFDSRPFVVMESTGHYHKILFHSLCKAGLEVSIINPIQTDSIKNIGIRKVKNDKADARKIALLYRFQELKTTNIPDEDIECLRSLCRQYYKLSDELTAYKNRLTGIVDQLMLNFKDVFPNIFSKAALAVLEKYPTPAHILKANRNKLIALIQKNSRRSLKWSTAKYNLLVSKAREFAPLTVHNSSNIAMLGVYISMIRTLEDNLAKVLKTIHLLIAEDMAKDMPMLALTLELFQSLPGIGLLTAATILAEIGDFSAFSKPGKLVAYFGIDPSVMQSGEFTGTRNKMSKRGSRLLRRVLFTTALANIRTKRNKEACNPVLLEFYKQKCQSKPKKVALGAVMRKIIIYIFAVLRDRKPYQLRSPQEHAQILAAKHIAA